The sequence TCTCTAGAATTATTGGGTTTAAGTTAATAATACTCACTTCTTGTGCAAGCAGATTAATTGGGTGCTATTCCACCCTATGGCTTTGTAAAAATCCAACGCTAAGCTGTTATTCTTATCGGCCAATAACTGCAATCTTTTTGCTCCCTTTTCCATCGCCCAGCCTTCAATGGATGAAAGCAATTCTTTGCCGATGCCTATTCCCCTATATTCATTATCCACTACCAGATCTTCAATGAGAGCTACATACCCGCCCTCGGCAGTAGAGACTAATATCTGAGCAGTGCACATTCCAATTACTTGCGTATTGTTCTCGGCAACCATAATACAACCCTTGGAATCATCCCGCAGCATTATTTCAAGCCCCTTGCGTTGTTTAAATTCATCAATTTTGAAATCACTTTCTATTGAAAAAAGAATTTCGAGTAACCTAACGAGAGCGGAAATATCAGTACTTTCGGCTCTTCTAATTATAGAATTAGACATGAATAGTTACTGCCTCCCTTTTAAGACAAAAATTCGTAGGCTCTATACCTAACTTTCGTTTCTAGGCGTCCCATTGCCTTGGCCGGGTAAAGGATGATCGTATTTTCGTGAAATTATCTCCCTTTGTGGTGTTAATTTGTGCCTGGGTAAGAAAGAGGCTTTTTCTTAAATCCGCTCCTCTGAGGTTCGC comes from Desulfosporosinus meridiei DSM 13257 and encodes:
- a CDS encoding GNAT family N-acetyltransferase, translating into MSNSIIRRAESTDISALVRLLEILFSIESDFKIDEFKQRKGLEIMLRDDSKGCIMVAENNTQVIGMCTAQILVSTAEGGYVALIEDLVVDNEYRGIGIGKELLSSIEGWAMEKGAKRLQLLADKNNSLALDFYKAIGWNSTQLICLHKK